A window of Caretta caretta isolate rCarCar2 chromosome 11, rCarCar1.hap1, whole genome shotgun sequence contains these coding sequences:
- the C1QL2 gene encoding complement C1q-like protein 2: MGLALLIAVPLLLQAAPESAAHYEMMGTCRMICDPYSSASARAGGPSSAAAVEALQDLSANPPPPFLPGPKGEPGRPGKPGPRGPPGEPGPPGPRGPPGERGDSGKPGLPGLAVAGAGAPGAAGGGGPGAGAAGEVSGALSAAFSGPRIAFYVGLKSPHEGYEVLKFDDVVTNLGNHYEPATGKFSCQVRGIYFFTYHILMRGGDGTSMWADLCKNGQVRASAIAQDADQNYDYASNSAVLHLESGDEVYVKLDGGKAHGGNNNKYSTFSGFLLYPD, encoded by the exons ATGGGACTCGCGCTGCTCATCGCCGTCCCGCTGCTGCTGCAGGCGGCCCCCGAGAGCGCGGCGCACTACGAGATGATGGGCACCTGCCGCATGATCTGCGACCCCTATAGCAGCGCCAGCGCCCGGGCCGGCGGCCCCAGCAGCGCGGCCGCCGTGGAGGCGCTGCAGGACCTGAGCGCCAACCCCCCGCCGCCCTTCCTCCCGGGACCCAAGGGGGAGCCCGGCCGGCCGGGCAAGCCGGGGCCCCGGGGCCCGCCAGGGGAGCCGGGGCCCCCCGGTCCCAGGGGGCCGCCCGGAGAGCGGGGAGACTCGGGCAAGCCGGGGCTGCCGGGGCTGGCGGTGGCCGGGGCCGGcgcccccggggctgcagggggcggcgGCCCCGGGGCGGGCGCCGCCGGGGAGGTGAGCGGGGCGCTGAGCGCGGCCTTCAGCGGCCCCCGGATCGCCTTCTACGTGGGGCTGAAGAGCCCCCACGAGGGCTACGAGGTGCTCAAGTTCGACGACGTGGTGACCAACCTGGGCAACCACTACGAGCCGGCCACGGGCAAGTTCAGCTGCCAGGTGCGGGGCATCTACTTCTTCACCTACCACATCCTCATGCGCGGCGGGGACGGCACCAGCATGTGGGCGGATCTCTGCAAGAACGGCCAG GTGCGGGCCAGTGCCATTGCGCAGGACGCCGATCAGAACTACGACTATGCCAGCAACAGCGCGGTGCTGCACCTGGAGTCGGGGGACGAGGTGTACGTCAAGCTGGACGGCGGCAAAGCACACGGCGGCAACAACAATAAGTACAGCACTTTCTCTGGCTTTCTTTTATACCCCGATTAA